A genomic region of Cannabis sativa cultivar Pink pepper isolate KNU-18-1 chromosome 1, ASM2916894v1, whole genome shotgun sequence contains the following coding sequences:
- the LOC115706184 gene encoding uncharacterized protein LOC115706184 isoform X6: MDGKTIDGRVVRVNGVRTRGGRTNFGRDSFLQNFESGREWGRGRVRDRDRDKERDYDRDRRQYHDRSSRERDRSQDYDLQRERDHDFERAKGSFLDRDRVQDRDLVDNDREDWEKDRDFNFYRKRDIDRANGHDTFVEIDAFLKLNGSTEADRHSKEFVSDINDDQLEEQLYRSSQRLEELNKEILQLEDNLEENEKSVLYLQQKSKKLEDALINVKKTSSYNKTQLTKLHKCFLLVQDYTERLKTREKQLQQSLVDEVKTGGLCAGITANGNA, translated from the exons ATGGATGGCAAG ACTATTGATGGACGAGTTGTCAGAGTAAATGGTGTAAGAACCAGAGGTGGAAGAACAAATTTTGGTAGAGACAGTTTCCTACAGAATTTTGAGAGTGGCAGGGAATGGGGTAGAGGTCGGGTAAGAGATCGAGATAGAGATAAAGAAAGGGATTATGATCGTGATAGAAGGCAGTACCATGATAGAAGTTCGAGAGAGCGTGATCGGTCTCAAGATTATGATTTGCAAAGAGAAAGAGATCATGATTTTGAACGAGCAAAGGGTAGTTTCTTGGACCGAGATCGAGTTCAAGATAGAGACCTGGTAGATAATGACAGAGAGGATTGGGAGAAAGATCGTGATTTCAACTTTTATAGGAAAAGGGATATTGATAGAGCCAATGGCCATGATACATTTGTGGAAATAGATGCTTTTTTGAAATTGAATGG GTCAACTGAAGCTGATCGACACAGTAAAGAATTTGTAAGTGATATAAATGATGACCAA CTAGAAGAACAACTGTATAGATCCAGTCAAAGGCTTGAAGAACTAAACAAAGAG ATTCTGCAGTTAGAAGATAACTTAGAAGAGAATGAAAAATCTGTTTTGTACTTGCAGCAAAAGTCTAAG AAATTGGAAGATGCGTTGATTAATGTAAAGAAAACCTCATCATACAATAAGACACAGTTGACCAAG CTTCACAAATGTTTTCTGCTAGTACAAGATTATACTGAAAGACTTAAAACCAGGGAAAAACAACTTCAG CAGTCTCTTGTTGATGAGGTGAAGACAGGAGGCCTATGTGCTGGAATCACAGCGAATGGAAATGCCTGA